AATAGTATTTTAGACTACAATATTTtgggtaaaaaaatatatattttttgcttaatttttaattttgtcaataaatgaatgatttgtGACCAAGATTGGAGTGAGATAGAACAGAATCTTCTGAATTTTGATTGATGTCTGACAAGCCTCGCAGAAGGGGAGGTGgcatttttatttagaaaaaaaagaataatcgAACCCTGTGCAAAGAAACATTAATGCAGTTGTTATTAAAAGCCTAACGATTTGCTTTTATCATTTTAAAGTCCGTGTGACTGTTTGAGTTGTAGTTAAATTTTCAATGCAGAAAACCTTTTAAGAAAGATTTGATTAATTAAACAAATCacatttatcttaatatttctCCTCTCTTCCTCCCCTAATGTCGAAGGCCAAACGTAATTTCTGccataatttgtttttaattttgaatattttctaaATGACATGACATATAAATAATCcctgtaatttttaaaacacaatttttatatattcaccgtgaaatattttagtatttttttttaattttagtaacTGTTACGTCATCTAACTATCTTAGGTGTTACACCATAACTTCTGCTTCTCTATTTTAAATGTGCAATTTCCCACAAACACATAAGGGCTGGACAACCAACCGTATAAGGACTTTGATTAATATAACAAGTTGTTTTGGGTACACGAGGGGGCGGCATTCAATTTTCATGTGATACCTCATTCACACAAAAGCTAGCCTAAAAAAGATTTGGCGAAATTTccgatttttaaataaattcagTAAATTTAAACTAGGCGTTCCCAAATTTaactaaattaaattaaaaaatagatcTCCAGCTGCTAAATTATTGTGTTTATAGTTGTGTAGTAGATGACGCGGTTTTCTAGAAAACAACAGCTCCCTTCCGATtattaaccaaaataaaaatttgattaaaaagtatttaattttctgatttttgtaaaaatatttttatttacaataaaatttttagttttagctCAAACAGTATAGTTACCTATCGTACCATGATTTCTTCGTTCTCTTCCACTTCCCCTATTAAAGCTCCCCTCAGGGTTTTAACGCCTTCTTAAAACTCCCCGAATGCCCTACAACATTCTACAATTTAATctattgatttaattttttagatcaAATATAGATATGTTCAAAGTGATTCGCTCGACAAGACTTACACGTTATTTGTGTACTTTTGGTCATGGCTCTACCCCAAAATGTCCTACAGCCTACATGACGCCATTGCCAAAAGAAACACCGACACTCTTAAGATGTCAAAACAAGAAACATGCGCCCTTTCATACGTCATCCCGACAACATGCTGCTCCGTTCTTAGCGCCGATCCTGCTTAAGCTAACAACACCATTATCGAGGCTCGTTTTCTTGTTGCTTGGTAGACGCTTTCGAAAATGGTGGCAGGGGTTACCTGCGCTAACTAAAGAAAAGTATATGTTGGGATTAACTAAAAATCGAAACCGCTTGTTGgtgtttttaactttatttggtGGAACATCCGCTGCTTATTATGTCTTCCATCTTGAGGAAACACCGGTAACCGGTAGGCGGAGATTTAtgattttaagtaaaaaacagTTAGAAGAAGTAGCGAATGTTCAATGGAGAAATTTAGATTCGAATTTATCTTCACTTCGTCTGCCGGTGAATCATCTACAACATATGAAAGTTGTACGGATTGCGAAGCGTATTTTAGAAGCTAATGCTTCAAAGGAGGTAAACAATTTAAATTGGGAAATCAACGTGATCAACAGTAAAGATGTGAATGCGTTCGTCTTAGCGAACGGAAAAATGTACGTCTATACGGGAATGCTAGACGCTGTTACCAATGACAACGAGTTGGCTGGTATACTAGGGCACGAAATGGCTCACGCTGTATTAAACCATTCGGCGGAACATTTAAGTCGAGCTGGTTTTGTGAATGTGTATTCAATAGGATTGTTGACTCTTCTTTGGGCTGTTGTACCCACAGATGGTTTAGCCGTAGTCGCTTCATGGTTGCAAAGTGTTGTAGAAGATCTGCTTATTTCATTACCCTACTCTAGAAAACTCGAAAGAGAGGCTGATGAAGTTGGATTGTTAATGGCAGCCCGAGCGTGTTTTGATGTCAGACACGTGCCGAAATTTTGGGAACGAATGCGATTGGTTGAAAAAGATACAATTGAACAGCAAAACGATTGGTTGTCTACGCACCCTTCACACAAAAATAGAATTGTTTGGTTGCAAGATTTATTACCGCATGCTTTAGCGTTAAGAAGTGACTTTAAATGTCCTGAATTAACGCATTTTTGGGATTCAGCTCAAAGTTTGAGAAAATAGATAATttgtacacaaataatttaaaaaataataatataggaaattttaatatttgtgtCTCCTTGTGATTTTGTAAAAGAAACGTTtttacgcatgcgcaataaaGAATGAGTATGTTTTGGTTACTCATCTGCGAAATTAAATTCAAGCGAAATTTATTTCCCCCTAATTCAGTGACTTTAAACTAGTGCGATTTGGCAACAAAATCTTCAagagaatgaaaaaataaacccAATCGATTGCTTGTTATAAGTGAAGGTTCCGAAGTatcaaaaactatttaaaaaaaaaaaccagTGAGAATAAATCTTGAAATAATTTGCAACATTTGTCGTAAGTACATGATCCGCGAAGGTCATATACGAGTGATGTTCCAAGTAGGATGAAGGGGGAGGGGTGGGCGGTAACCAAATTCTAGATGTTTTGGGTTTGGGAATAGAAGACGGAGGTATGTGTTGGCGGTTCTTTGGTTCTTTGAAAATGTtgtgtataaaataaaaaatttgcgtGTACACCCAccaataaaaaagatattttgcaTTCATTATGTACCTTCACAGGGGTGGGTAATTTGTGATAATACATTCGTTTTGATAATACGTTCGATATGGTTAAATAGTCGTCCTAAAAACTGACCAGTCGGGAGACTTTTTAATGGGGTGGAAGGGTGTACATTTTAACGATGTCTTAATAAAGGAGTTGTTACCAGCTTTTCGATAAACAAAGACAAGAAGCTAGGGGAGGGAGGGGGTCTAGACCTTTCGGGGGAACGTCATTTAAATTTGACAAAACGGTTCTGTCTTATCCACTTTTATTTAATTCTAAACAGCGTTTGTCAGTTCCGTcattcgcaaaatttaatttttcaaaaccttgttttttgcaaatttgGGAATAATAAGTCATTGGGTTTAAGTTCAACAATTTTTGAATTGGCCCGGTTTCTTGGTTATATATCATGATAACAGAAATAATATTGAAATTTCGCCAGTTATAGAAGTGAAGAGGTATCGGTCGATTACTTCCTACCCGAGAACTCTTACATCAATGATAAAGATGATGAGTCCTCCGATGAATCTGATTTGGAGATCATAAGTGGCATGTGCCAcactctttttcttttattaaaaaatatgctttataaaaatACCGGGCTGaaattttaggttaaaaacaGTAGGTCTATTGTTTGGAAATAATAACCACCCTGGTTAGAAATTTTGGTATTCTTAGCgtgtaaaacaaaaacattaaacatgCCAAATCATGTAAATAATTTTAGTCATTCGCGAAAATCAATTCTCGCGAAAATCAATTAAAACTAtccattcgcgaaattaaattgtcgcgaaaattaattctcacAAAAATATATTCCATTAAGTAGTTACTGCAATCCAAGGTTGCCATCCTGGTCCTTTGTTCTGCCAAGGTGGTAAAAGTGAAAAGTACACACATTTACCTTTTTCTTGATCGCATTAAACTTTAAATTCTCCTGGagataacaagaaaaaaagttgaaaatagtGAAATTCTGGTTTACGACAAAATATAGAGCTCTGATGACGAGAATGCACTCTGATTCAACTTTTATTTGCTTTGGTTTATGATGATCAATTTCGTGTTGATTTCAATCATTCAAATAGCTCAAGAAttacttcttttgttttaaatcgAACTAAActgtttttgattggttaaaagttgGAATGATGGAGGCGGGAACTTTGTAAACATCTACAAACgcgttttttcatttttaaagataaaGATTTATTTACAATATAAGAAAACCAGGAGCAAAAAGGTAAGCAACAAATCAGGGGTTGTATGTCCATTCTTGCTGAATATCAGACTTATCCACTCTCGTAAGACATTCCACTCGTCTCCGCATCTTCAAATATTACTTTAGCTTGACTGGATAAATCGTAAATACACGTCTTTCATAAGCaacatttaaagttaaaaaacaagaagatGGAAGGAAAGGGGGAACTTCGATTTTGTTTGGCGAAGGATGCCAAGCCAAATCTCTTTGGTTTAGCTTGACGTACTAGCCTTACTTAGTAGCAAAAGTGCAAATTTGATATTTCAAAGTGAGAAAGAAGACAGCAACTTAAGTAAAGTTTAACCTCAGAAGAAAAATATTGTGTTGCTTATATAAAAAGCGTGTACCTAACGAATACGCATAATATCTGCTCATTCAAGTAATTTTGATAATAGAGAAATTACGCAACAAGGACGGGGTCTGTCTGCCTTGTCCATAATTGTTCGTGTAACGTCATGataaaaaacgtgacaaaaaGTGATTACAAAGGGTGACGtgagaaaaaatcaaaaccAATTTGGCTCTTTTCTCAAAACTGCAAGAAATTCCAAACTGACAAAGAAACTGACAATAAGCAGCTGATTTAGGAAAaagtatattttctttttatgcatgtaTTTATCAGTAGTATTTTCAGATGACACTAAGGTCTAACGTTCTACCTATACAACCTCAAAATGGTTCATTTTGAGTAAAAGGGAGTTCCATACAAAAATTGTGATTAACACTGGAGTTTGATTTCGTTGTGCGCACTCACTAGCGTCACTCAGCCAACAAAAGTGTAAATTCGATCTTCCCAAGCAAGTAGTCAACAAACCAAGGACTAAGAAACAGTTGAACCTCAGGTAAAATTTTTTAGCAGCATTGAACTTCCAGATTTTGtgttacaaaatataaacatgTAAACATAATTTGATCCTTAAATTTTGTTGGCTATTTGAAGCCTTTTGACTGCTTTTTCCGCAATAGCGCAAAAAACGTAAAAGTTTAAGAGTTTTTTGTTAGCGcattttgacaaataaactGTGCACGAGAGTATCTATTGAGCTCAAGGACATAATTACATGTATGACGACACGTTTTTGCTCTCACGAGATACGGTAAAATACTAAAGGCCGGTTTACATACAACTGCATTTTGCGCCCCGTCGTAAAAAGTGCCGTAACTTTTGATCTACGCATGCGCATTATCAGAATAATGCTGCAGACTTCGCGGGTTTGCATATGCAGGGgcgattaaaaaaaagttgaacaggCTCACTTTTTGCGAGCTATATTTTGCGCTTCAACTTAACAACCAATCAAAACGTAGAAATCTACATGAattacaaaagaatttttaattagatCATTTCAAAATGGCTAGCAACAACGTAAAGATCTCGCttctgtgttaaatttttatcaaCGCCAAATGAATGTAGGTAATTAGAATATACATCAATCAAGTGAAGAACAAAataacaccatggaatctgTGGAGGCACTTAAAAAAAGTACTCGTGATCTGACAACATTAAATCCTTAACCAAAACTTGTATAGGCCTTTGGTTCTCTTTTCTATGAAAAGTCGTCTCATCCACATGTTTTTCTTACGTATTTTTTCGGCGTTGTTTATTTCCAAGCCATAATATAAATAATGCTAAGACTAATCTCagatttttcagcaataaatttCGTCTGTTTACAGCAGCCATGCTTTGCACAAAACACGCCAgcaaaaatcgctaaatggaaATGGTTCGGCATATGCAATAAAAATCGCGGCGCACtttacgactgggcgcaaaatgCAGCTGTATTGAAACCGGCCGGGAAGAAAGTGTTTGCAAGAGAAGCTTTTGTGGTTCAGCTTTGCAATTATTTTTTGgtcaaaatttttcatttatttccgACTCGTTTTTACGCATCAAAGACAATTTCTAATTGACATATTTTGCGGGAAGAAATTTTTGAGATTTTtccacaaacaaaaaaattttcttccgcAAACactttcttcctttaaagtagTATCGTAGAAAATTCTATAAGGTGAATAAAATATAATCAaatcaaaatatacaaatatatatcttacaagtaaaaattaaataacCTATGTTGTGCGCGCGGTTTCCTCCGCGTGGTCGAGCAAATCTTTAAATTTACGATACTCCCGTTTTTCAACCACTATAACTTTGTTTTCGTTCTTACTATTAACATTTGAACTGTTATTATTGCTTTTAGcacatttattttctttgtctttcTTTGCAAGTTTAACAGTCTGATTTTCGCTTCCTTCTTCGATACTCTCTCGTTTTCGTTTCGTCGATAAaatcaatgtttttatattttccgaAGGAGTACTTGCATTACGTTTCTTTCTGCGGGGTTTATCCGACGATTTAAGCGCTTTTAACTTCGGAGTTGTTTTTACGTCGTCGGTTTTATCGTTTGTCGTTTGCTCAGCATCGGTCGGCTTATGTGATCTTAATTTTTTCCCGTCGAAATCTGATATCTCTTCGTTTTCGGTTGGCACGATTGAATCTGATTTAATTCTCACTGAAGGAGACTTAAGCCATAGCTCCATAAAAGAACGTGAAGATTTCGGTGTCAATGGGTCTTTGCGAATGCAAGATGAGGAGGTTGGGGTCATCAGGTTCAATGAAGTTGGGGTGAAAAGTTTTTGCCGTGGTGTTTGTTTGGGTGTAACAGAAGGTGATTCGACTAAAAGTAATCAAAACTCTCAAACAACAACTCCGAATTGTGTCCTATCAAGACCTAAATGTGGCGAAACATTTGTTCATAAAGGGGCCAATTCATGCGGTAAGGGGTCGTGCATATATACCGTTCCCGAATCCAAGAATGTCGTTATTAACAACCATTTAATTCTTTTCAATCCCAAATCCCGAATTTACCCCCCTTTCATGGACACTCAAATGTTTGATCGTGAATACAACATTCAGGAGGTGAAATCAGAGGATCTGACATATAACAGTCCACACAGCGCGCAgtatttacgaaaaaaaaacatgttaactTAAAAAAGCAACAAGAAAAAATACGTTACCTAAACAATGCGTGCTCTCACAAGGCGTCCTACACAACGGTGACATTAATGATTCTTTGGTCAAAACAACGGGTAGTACAGAGCATCCCAATCTGTGCTTTAAATTGGAAATAACAGGTTTGCAGCAGGACTTATGTTTCATTGGTTGTGCTTCGATGATCTCTTCAGTACCTTATAGATAACAGAAAAGTATGAAATGAGAAAGGCTAACTATTCAAAATCTATATTTACAAAGActaaattggctggggcacttggacagaatggagggggataattgggtaagaaagtgtagagacttaatagttcctggggcaaagcccataggcagaccgagaaagacttggcaggaggttataaggacaaacttgatacaaaggaagttgagtttggatctaacacagtctagatcagattggaagagggtcattaatatgccccgtccaacccatgctagcatggaaaacggacgttaagccgagaatgatgatgatgatgatgatgatgatgacaaacTAAATGGCAGTagaaaaattcttgaaaaatTACATAATGGTTTTGCTACAAAACAAGCCTgctgaaaaaaatcactttctGCTTCCAGCCTTTCTAATACTTCCCCTGACTCTTTTTAATTCCATGGGAGGGAAATTTagcgattaaaaaaaaaaacgcgaaatttgtgtggaattaatttttgcagtaAACCAATTTTAATGGGTAATTTATTTGTGATAAAAAATTGcgcgtaaaataaaaaaatattgccatTTCAGAATTTCTCTTTTAAGGATATCAAAATGATCAGACAAATGTTGAAGATTAtcgcaaaatttatttttgcgtcGAATATCTTTACATTTTCGCcgttcaaaacttttaaaattaatttcggGAATTTTTGAGAACACGGCAAATATTTtacccgcgaaaatttctgatAATACAGAATTACAAAAGCCACAAAAATACCATCAAAAATTAGGGTAACATTAACGAAAAAAACAAGTCATTAAGATACCTTTCTCGTTCGTCAGTTGTTTTTGCTCACATGTACCAACATTTTGAGTTACATCATCTTCTGGTTGTTCTTGAAATAGGCGCCTAAAAATTCCaagttttgattaaactttgAAAGAAAGTTAGgctgaaaataaatttaatagaATAGCACCATTTTAGTGTAATAAGAAACGTATTTGTCAAAAACTTATCTGGACGGTCTTTCATCGACTTACCACAATCTAAACGTGTTGTCATCAGAACAGGTTACAATCTAAAAGTGGAAAAAAACACAGGGTCGAACGGAGCTTGGTAAGTACATGAATAAGTAAGATTATTAAATATCACATTTACTAGAAATTAACTCGAAGCATCATAACAAGAAAGACATCAATAGGTGAATAGATCGACAAAAAGTAGTaaagcaattatatttttgcATCGATCGGTGTTAATCGATTCGACTAATTTCGTTTAAGTGGAAGCCCGCCTTAAGCTACAGTTTTCATTAATACTTAAATTTCCGTGGACATAAAATCATGAGGTCATGTCTTCTGAGTGTAACAATTTGTAGTCTATCACGATATGTTCTATATATTTTCGAAGGAtgatttaaaattcaaaatgactTGTAATTTAATAATCTACAATACAGGAGAAGCAGCATAAAACTCAATAGTTTAAAACTAGATTTAATAATGAATAAATAGGTAATAATTGTACCTTCTCTCCGTTAGATTGCGACCATGCAACACTTGTCACTTCTCCAAAATGGCCTTTCAACACCCAAGGGGGAGTAGTAGCCATATCTGTTCTCCATATGTAGGCATTGTTGTCTCCAGAGCCACAAAGTAAAAATCTAGGTAGAAAAATTCTGCTGTTTATAGGGAGTCTCGGTTGTGACGCTAGCAATTGTTTGGGAGGACATAGAATTACAAACCTATCATCTGGCGATAAGGCCGCCTTAACGTAAAAAGACGAAGCGATATGACCATGATATGAAGCCACAGGTTGCGTAGAAAGATTAGCTGTAGCGTATTCGTATATAAGATCGTTGGTGCAAACCGCGAAAAGGCGTGATACGGTTGAGTTTAGAACTAAACAACTGTaccctaaaaaaaaatttaagcttCTTAGAACCTTGGAAAATGCAAAACAATGATAATGTTGTGTTCGATATCATGACATCTTTTTTTAAGCCTGCTACTTGTTCTTAATTAAAACGGAACTGTATATTCTACCAAAAGctaaaaatttttactttaaaataacTTGGCtgataaacaaaagtttttttaaaaaaattaataataaataggtaaagataattaaaaaaataaataaaacaaacaaacaaaccgtGTTTTCTTGGTCCTTTCCCTGGGAATGGTATAACATGAAAAGCAATTGGTTCAGTTTTATGCGTAGAATAACTTTTCCGAACATCCCAATACTTGAGTGTACCATCACAAGCTCCTGATGAAATAATAGTTTTGCTGTCTTGAAAGACCACGGAAGTCACGCTCTGTTTAGAATCCTAAAACAGGACAGTTCACTTTTACTATCTTTTTACCATTTTAATTACCTGAAGGGGAATTGATTTTAGCGCATTTCGCGATTTGACGCGAActttatttttgcaaaacttAGTTTTctgtttccttttttaaaaatgatttacacTAAATTTTTTACATCTGATCTATCTTGCACTGTATAATAGATACCTGAATTCTAACTTCAGTAATCTTTTACATAAAAACCCAGTAAAAACAgcataaattgaaaaaaagaatgaaGCTTTTCAAATTCTTTTTCTGCGAAATTCACATCGAGAGATATTCGAACTTACTAACTTCGCAAAGATTAGTTCtcccaaaaattataaaaacattggcAAAATTTttcacgaaaattaatttccttaGGATACCCTTTTACCATTTTATTTTCGGACATTTATTTACCTATTCGCAAACACAAATTTATCAATCTTTTCCTCCACAAAAAATTTCTTCCTGTAAGTTATATTACaactttttactaaaaaattgagATCGATAAAGGAACATACGGCACTATATGTTGAAGCTCTTCTCGACCTTCTCTTTTTAGCAGATGAGTTCAAGTTATCTTTTTGTAATAGAACATGTGCGTTGCGTATGGTATTAGTTGGAGTCGTGTATCCATTTCTCATGTTAGTGCGGGTGTCCCACAGCATAATGTTGCCATCACGCGCGCCAGTAAGAAAGACATCTAAAGAATGATCAGGAAATGTTTTAATCTATAAGTAACTGTGGCAGTCACAAAAACAATATTCTGAATTTTCAAACCTATACGGCCTATTTATATGGCTAGATATTGGGAACTAAGCTTATATATGTAGCCAAACCACTGATGAAAGAGAACTATAACATTCAAAATAACCAAACTCTTTTCTCATACCAACTAAGAGAAGGTTTCACACACATTTTCTTATGGCAACTTGGCTAATATTTTGCTTGTTAAAAATGGAACAATGCCTTACTGGTGCTGTTTGGCTGGACTGCAACAGATTTTAAACTGCATGTGTGTCCTCGAAAGATTGATACTGTCTCAGCTTTTTCTACATCCCATAATCTTGCTGTTTGATCACCAGATGCAGTTAtctgaaaaaaatgttgcaaatcattaaaagaaaattagaaGAATTTGGTTTTGAAAGAAAGGTATTTACTTCTCTTTTGGCCTGTAGAAAACAGAAATTACCATCTTAGATTCTTTGTTAATCCACGCCAGATCAAAGACAGCATTTGAATGTGCCGACCATTCTGAAAAAAAGAGGAGGCATTCAAAAGCCACAGCCTCCATGTACATAATCTGGATCAATAACTGATATCAGAGCATCTGATTCACCCACCTTTAATCACAAAAGTATTTTAGCCCTGTACAATTCTTTCAACACATAGTAATATAAAATTCCTTACCTTTTATGACGGATcgatcttttgttttgtttgtatcCACTAGCTTCACATGGCCATCTTCATCTGCCACTCCCAACATACTACCACCAAGAAGATCTATAAAAGACAAATCATTGTTTATTACCAATCTATAGTGTGAAAAACGTTTTTTAGGGCATTTGTTGATTTTATATGAAAATCAATGCATTCAGccattgttattattttatatcAGCTAGACTCCTTCTAGAGCtggatttttttaaacagaaatcTTTCGAACTAACATTCTTAAAAAAGTAAGTCAACCTTAAAAATTAGAAATCAAGGTTTAGTATTAGTAGCTGTTATGTTGTGTTTTCGATTTCtgaattcttataaaaataaccCAAAGGACACTTGTATACTTCATCTTCATGGTGCATAAAATGCACACACACCTTTTCCTTGGTTATTCCAATTTAGATATATAGGCATGAAA
This is a stretch of genomic DNA from Hydractinia symbiolongicarpus strain clone_291-10 chromosome 9, HSymV2.1, whole genome shotgun sequence. It encodes these proteins:
- the LOC130656508 gene encoding metalloendopeptidase OMA1, mitochondrial-like, which produces MFKVIRSTRLTRYLCTFGHGSTPKCPTAYMTPLPKETPTLLRCQNKKHAPFHTSSRQHAAPFLAPILLKLTTPLSRLVFLLLGRRFRKWWQGLPALTKEKYMLGLTKNRNRLLVFLTLFGGTSAAYYVFHLEETPVTGRRRFMILSKKQLEEVANVQWRNLDSNLSSLRLPVNHLQHMKVVRIAKRILEANASKEVNNLNWEINVINSKDVNAFVLANGKMYVYTGMLDAVTNDNELAGILGHEMAHAVLNHSAEHLSRAGFVNVYSIGLLTLLWAVVPTDGLAVVASWLQSVVEDLLISLPYSRKLEREADEVGLLMAARACFDVRHVPKFWERMRLVEKDTIEQQNDWLSTHPSHKNRIVWLQDLLPHALALRSDFKCPELTHFWDSAQSLRK
- the LOC130656305 gene encoding denticleless protein homolog, which gives rise to MDSNMGWLFRRQYISGTRNTEVSFVNRLVSNFSSSSQDEYHIHGEMGMPLPPFVARFNPDLLGGSMLGVADEDGHVKLVDTNKTKDRSVIKEWSAHSNAVFDLAWINKESKMITASGDQTARLWDVEKAETVSIFRGHTCSLKSVAVQPNSTNVFLTGARDGNIMLWDTRTNMRNGYTTPTNTIRNAHVLLQKDNLNSSAKKRRSRRASTYSADSKQSVTSVVFQDSKTIISSGACDGTLKYWDVRKSYSTHKTEPIAFHVIPFPGKGPRKHGYSCLVLNSTVSRLFAVCTNDLIYEYATANLSTQPVASYHGHIASSFYVKAALSPDDRFLLCGSGDNNAYIWRTDMATTPPWVLKGHFGEVTSVAWSQSNGEKIVTCSDDNTFRLWRLFQEQPEDDVTQNVGTCEQKQLTNEKGTEEIIEAQPMKHKSCCKPVISNLKHRLGCSVLPVVLTKESLMSPLCRTPCESTHCLVESPSVTPKQTPRQKLFTPTSLNLMTPTSSSCIRKDPLTPKSSRSFMELWLKSPSVRIKSDSIVPTENEEISDFDGKKLRSHKPTDAEQTTNDKTDDVKTTPKLKALKSSDKPRRKKRNASTPSENIKTLILSTKRKRESIEEGSENQTVKLAKKDKENKCAKSNNNSSNVNSKNENKVIVVEKREYRKFKDLLDHAEETARTT